In Acidisarcina polymorpha, the DNA window CCATCCAGAAGGCGCAGCGAAGCCGTGCGTTGCCGTATTTCGACAGCTTGGTCGCTCCTCGAAACTGGCCCGACTGCTGAGTCGAGAGATCGAGGCCACAGAACTTGAGGAACTGACGATGGTGATTGAAGCGGCGCAGGTCGCCGGCTTCGGCCAGGATCGTGAGCGCCAGGATAGGGCCGATGCCTGGCATCTGCTGGAGACGCCTGAAGTCGACGTTTTCCTTCAGGTGAAGCGCAGCTCGTTGTTCCAGTTGATCGCGGAGCTGGCAGAGTCGGATCATCTCGCCGAGTACGACGCGGAACATCGCAACGGCCTCTGAGTCCTCAGCAACGGGGATCCCGATGGAGGACTGGGCCGTGCGGTAAATATCCTCTAGCAGCCGCTGTTTACTTACCTTGCGTCCGACGACCGTCCACGCTTGCTGAACGAAGTCTTCCATCGAGAGGCGTGCAATCAGGGCAGGCGTGGGGAAGACCTGAAGGAACGCGAGAAGCCACTCAGAACGCGTGGCATGATAATACCGCTCTATCTCCGGAAAGTAGAGCGGCAGGTAATGGGTCAAGAGCCGATGCTGGGTCCGGGTCTTCTCAAGAGAGATCTGCGCATAGGTGAGCGACAGCTCCTGAAAGTCATGGATCTGGTTCACGAGCGGGTCATGGTAGTGCTGAGTCACGCCGGTCTTGAGCAGATGGAGCAGGACCTGGGCGTCCTTCGGATCGTTCTTGTCCCAGGAGTTATGCATGGCTTCGCGGGTTCGCGCCACAGCGAGGGACGCGATCAGCTCCAGATGGAAACCCTCGGCCTGCAGAAAGTGCGCCAGCGGCCTATGGTAGTTCCCAGTGGCCTCGAAGACGATGCGCACCGGGTGCTTCAAGCCATGAAGAAAGTCGGCAAACAGTCGGAACTCGACTGCGGTGTTGGGCAGGATCAGGCGCTTGCGGCTCTTCCATCCCGGAGCTTCGATCAGGACATCGTGACGGAGCTTGGCAATATCGATCGCTACCAGAACGGTGGACGGTTGAGTAGGCTGGACAAGGGACATGGTTGGTTCTCTCCTAAAAGTGAAAGTAGGCATACGTTCAGCTTAGGAGACCTACGGCCAGCCATGGCCCAGGAAGTCGGATCTCGGTCGCTACGCTCCCCAAACCTGACTTCCTGCCTTCCTCAACCTCTTCCTTCCAAGTGCTTCGTGTGGTGCTACGGGCTTAACCTCGCGGTGGAAGCTGGAGCAAAGGTCATCGCCACAACTCGGAGTCGAGACCGCTTTAAGAAGCTGGAGGATCTTGGTGTCTATCGCGCAGAGTTGGAGGGTCCGGAACTCTCAACACGCATCGCCGAAGCTAAACACATTGACGCAGTTCTTGACCTGGTTGGTAACAGCGTCATTCTCGATTCGCTTCGCATTCTGCGTCGCGGAGGCCGAGCCTGTCTTGCCGGATGGCTCGGGGGCTGGCTCCCATCAAGGAATTCAACCCGCTGCTACAGATGGCCAGTGGTGTCTATCTGACGTTCTTCGGTTCGTTTGTCTTTGGGACGCCGGGATTTCCTCTCTCCGATGTTCCCCTACAGGAAATTGCGAAGAAGGTGGAGCAAGGCAAGTTTATGGAGCGAACTCCGGAGGATCTGAAGCTGGCTTTAGCCTGTGAACTGGGCGATGAAAGCACGTTTCAGGCTTACTTGGCCCGGAATCCGGACGCAGCCAAAACTCTCTCGGACGAGGAGCGGCGAAAGCTACAGGCAGCCGCACAGAGCAACAATACAACGGCGGTACGACTGATGTTGGAGGCTGGCGGGCCAGTCAATACCCCGGGCGAGATGGGAGCCACAGCGCTCCACTGGGCCGGCTTCAACGGCAATGCTGAAATGACCCGAAACATATTGCGCTTTCAGCCGGATCTTGAAACAAAATCGGGTGAGTATTCGGGGACTGCGCTGTCATGGGCTCTCTACGCTTCTGGAAATGGCTGGCATCGTAGCACAGGAGATTTTGTGGGAACAGTGTGCGCGCTTCTGGACGCCGGAGCTGCTCTACCGCCGGACCCCGAAGGCACTCGAACCCAGCGATGCCGTTCTGGAGGTGCTGCCATGAATTCAGCCAGGCGCCCGATCGGGGTTCTGTTCCTCTCCTGCCTCTACATTGCTGTGGGAGCCATTGGATTTGTCGTCAACGTTCCCAAACTGATAGCAATGCAACACGAGAGCATATGGATCGAACTCACCGAGTTGTTAACTCTTATTGCAGGAGCCTTCATGTTCCGTGGCCGGAACTGGGCACGCTGGCTTGCGCTCATCTGGATGGCATTTCACGTGGGAATCAGCTTTCCAGTAGTACGTCAGGTCGTCACCCACTCGGTCATCTTCGCCTTGATTGCCTGGGTTCTCTTTCGTCCTGACGCACGGCGATACTTCATACCCCTGAAACCTGACTACGAATAGCGGATGGTCGCCCCGGTTCGTTCTATTTGAAGCGTAATCGCCAAAGCGCGTGTCGAGGGAGGCCGGCGTGGAAACGTGCATAGGCCTGTTCTCGCGACTTGAGAAATCCTGGGCGGATTGCTTCCGAGAAGCCGACTCGAGTGCGGTGGCGATAACGCAACAATTGAGGAACCGAAACACGGATGAATACTTCATCCAATTAGCAGAGATTCTGCCTTTGCGACCGGGCAAGGCGCCTATATGCGGACGGCGATATTTGTCGGCAGTGCCGGAACACTTTGGCGAGGTGGGCCTGATCTGCGAAGCCGCAGCGCAATGCAACGTCTGTCAGAGCGATGTCCGTTTCCGACAAATGCCTTGCCGCGGTCTCAACCCTTAGCTCGCGCAGATAATCACCTGGTGTCACTTTGAAGAAGTTGCGAAACTCTCTTGAAAGTTGGGATGGATGCACGCCCACGTCGCGTGCAATCTGATTCATTTCGAGCGACTCGCATGCGCAATCGTGCAGCAAATCTCTTGCCCGGGCAAGCCAAAGAGGTGGCGTTCTGTGTTGAACGGTGCGCGTGCGGTAGGCAAAAGCTGAGGCGTTCAGAAGGATTCCCTCAAAAACTAGACCGGACATTTCGTCGATGTAACACAATTCGCACATCAGCCGTGCGCCCAGAGCCTGGGCATCTTGAGGCTCAGCAGGACGTGGTCATCCACCGCTAAATCAGTCCGAACCATCCGATGCAGAAAGGATGCACTGAATTCCACAGCAAGAAAGGTAGCGCCGAACGGAAAGGAATCTGCCTGCAGACGTTCAAATGGAATAAACAGCATGGAACTTCGAGCAAGTTCCAGCCGTTCGGATCCCATCCGTTTTGAGCAATGTCCCGTTTGCACAAAGATCATTGAGGCCCGCTCATTTCCATGCACATCATAAGTTGCTCCCCGA includes these proteins:
- a CDS encoding IS110 family transposase, whose translation is MSLVQPTQPSTVLVAIDIAKLRHDVLIEAPGWKSRKRLILPNTAVEFRLFADFLHGLKHPVRIVFEATGNYHRPLAHFLQAEGFHLELIASLAVARTREAMHNSWDKNDPKDAQVLLHLLKTGVTQHYHDPLVNQIHDFQELSLTYAQISLEKTRTQHRLLTHYLPLYFPEIERYYHATRSEWLLAFLQVFPTPALIARLSMEDFVQQAWTVVGRKVSKQRLLEDIYRTAQSSIGIPVAEDSEAVAMFRVVLGEMIRLCQLRDQLEQRAALHLKENVDFRRLQQMPGIGPILALTILAEAGDLRRFNHHRQFLKFCGLDLSTQQSGQFRGATKLSKYGNARLRCAFWMAATVAVRLRENSFRDKFERYLRRDPASADRKRMAYVAVAAKMARVAHGIIKTGTDFRCFYEAAAPSGRAASPGPSRP
- a CDS encoding zinc-binding dehydrogenase, whose product is MAQEVGSRSLRSPNLTSCLPQPLPSKCFVWCYGLNLAVEAGAKVIATTRSRDRFKKLEDLGVYRAELEGPELSTRIAEAKHIDAVLDLVGNSVILDSLRILRRGGRACLAGWLGGWLPSRNSTRCYRWPVVSI
- a CDS encoding ankyrin repeat domain-containing protein encodes the protein MARGLAPIKEFNPLLQMASGVYLTFFGSFVFGTPGFPLSDVPLQEIAKKVEQGKFMERTPEDLKLALACELGDESTFQAYLARNPDAAKTLSDEERRKLQAAAQSNNTTAVRLMLEAGGPVNTPGEMGATALHWAGFNGNAEMTRNILRFQPDLETKSGEYSGTALSWALYASGNGWHRSTGDFVGTVCALLDAGAALPPDPEGTRTQRCRSGGAAMNSARRPIGVLFLSCLYIAVGAIGFVVNVPKLIAMQHESIWIELTELLTLIAGAFMFRGRNWARWLALIWMAFHVGISFPVVRQVVTHSVIFALIAWVLFRPDARRYFIPLKPDYE
- a CDS encoding helix-turn-helix transcriptional regulator translates to MCELCYIDEMSGLVFEGILLNASAFAYRTRTVQHRTPPLWLARARDLLHDCACESLEMNQIARDVGVHPSQLSREFRNFFKVTPGDYLRELRVETAARHLSETDIALTDVALRCGFADQAHLAKVFRHCRQISPSAYRRLARSQRQNLC